From the Purpureocillium takamizusanense chromosome 6, complete sequence genome, one window contains:
- a CDS encoding uncharacterized protein (TransMembrane:1 (o241-261i)), which translates to MHAPGHGRLRRRCRRPSRTTPQNHNGRKVLFPPHSHGAPTFTRSDFHFLSLSLSVTHTHTQDYTGASPSPRMRTALIASAAAALLFGTSASAASTKGVISDTIVNDEQACKSLCGLNEGCLTALYHIKCHECWLFDCALKRAPEGTSGAGKATIKPKPECDAGVVPALPTECKKGTDGGDGDDGSSSSSSSSSGKATATGTAAGTATTTGGGAGATADKTTSAGGTATQTKDSAAGRLGDAWGWSASLAVVLAAAAGVAACA; encoded by the coding sequence ATGCATGCGCCAGGGCATGGtcgcctgcgtcgtcggtgtcgtcgtccgtcgcgcACAACACCACAGAATCACAACGGTAGAAAGGTTCTCTTTCCTCCTCATTCCCACGGCGCTCCTACTTTCACACGCTCCGACTTTCACTtcctgtctctctctctctctgtcacacacacacacacacaagacTACACGGGCGCGTCCCCCTCGCCCAGGATGCGCACCGCCCTgatcgccagcgccgccgcggcgctgctgttcggcacctcggcgtcggcggcatcgaccaAGGGCGTCATCAGCGATACCATTGTcaacgacgagcaggcgTGCAAGTCGCTATGCGGGCTCAATGAGGGGTGCCTGACGGCGCTGTACCACATCAAGTGCCACGAGTGCTGGCTGTTCGACTGCGCTCTCAAGCGGGCGCCCGAGGGGACGTCCGGGGCGGGCAAGGCGACGATCAAGCCCAAGCCTGAGTGCGATGCCGGggtggtgccggcgctgccgacGGAGTGCAAGAAGGGGACCgacggtggtgacggcgacgacggtagcagcagtagcagcagcagcagcagtgggaaagcgacggcgaccgggacggcggccggtaccgccacgacgaccggaggaggagcaggagcgaCTGCGGAtaagacgacgagcgcgggaggcacggcgacgcagacAAAGGACTCAGCGGCCGGGAGGCTGGGCGACGCTTGGGGgtggtcggcgtcgctggcggtggtgctcgccgcggcggcgggcgttgcgGCTTGCGCGTAA
- a CDS encoding uncharacterized protein (EggNog:ENOG503P8MX) → MNAPITSPMGSRTVSTAPLSSSQQSSPTNAMAQPAAPQPPAQAQPGLPTSPSTDAFLKDFTLVAEAAKRAQVAVMVRDFESCGL, encoded by the coding sequence ATGAACGCCCCGATCACTTCACCGATGGGCTCGCGCACCGTTTCAACGGCCCCTTTATCCTCGTCACAACAGTCGTCCCCCACCAATGCCATGGCACAGCCCGCGGCACCGCAGCCTCCCGCGCAAGCGCAGCCCGGGCTGCCAACATCGCCCTCCACCGACGCCTTCCTCAAGGACTTTactctcgtcgccgaggccgccaagagGGCGCAGGTCGCTGTCATGGTTCGCGACTTTGAGAGCTGCGGCCTATGA